A genome region from Bradyrhizobium sp. WSM1417 includes the following:
- the rocF gene encoding arginase: MTDRTTTDRARRIALLGAPIDMGASQRGTLMGPAALRTAGLATLLESLDFEVVDYGDLSVAELRDLADRPPENANHYREIQRWTRVLSRRGYEIAKTGALPIFLGGDHTLSMGSVNAMARHWQERGRELFVLWLDAHADYNTPETTITANMHGMSAAFLCGEPGLDGLLGDDPRASIDPDRLDLFGARSIDKLEKELMRSRRIRVVDMRQIDEFGVAVLIRRVIERVRASNGVLHVSFDVDFLDPSVAPGVGTTVPGGATYREAHLIMELLHDSGVVGSVDIVELNPFLDERGRTARTAVELIGSLFGQQIADRPTPSNAIAPGE, translated from the coding sequence GTGACCGACCGGACCACAACGGATCGAGCCCGGCGCATCGCCTTGCTCGGCGCTCCCATCGACATGGGGGCTTCGCAGCGCGGTACGCTGATGGGCCCTGCGGCGCTCCGCACCGCCGGCCTTGCGACACTGCTCGAGAGCCTGGATTTCGAGGTCGTCGATTACGGCGATCTCTCGGTGGCCGAGCTCCGGGACCTCGCAGACAGGCCCCCGGAGAATGCCAATCACTACCGCGAAATCCAGCGCTGGACGCGCGTGCTGAGCCGTAGAGGCTACGAGATCGCGAAAACCGGCGCGCTGCCGATTTTCCTCGGCGGCGATCACACGCTGTCGATGGGGTCGGTGAATGCCATGGCACGTCACTGGCAGGAGCGCGGACGCGAGCTGTTCGTGCTCTGGCTCGATGCCCATGCCGACTACAACACACCGGAAACGACGATCACTGCCAACATGCACGGCATGTCCGCGGCATTTCTGTGCGGCGAACCCGGCCTCGACGGATTGCTGGGCGACGATCCGCGCGCCTCGATCGATCCCGACAGGCTCGACCTGTTCGGCGCGCGCTCGATCGACAAGCTCGAAAAGGAGTTGATGCGCTCGCGCCGGATCAGGGTTGTCGACATGCGCCAGATTGACGAATTCGGCGTCGCCGTGCTGATCCGCCGCGTCATAGAGCGCGTCAGGGCCAGCAACGGCGTACTGCATGTCAGCTTCGACGTCGATTTTCTCGACCCCAGCGTCGCACCTGGCGTGGGCACGACGGTGCCGGGTGGAGCGACTTATCGCGAGGCGCATCTGATCATGGAGCTCCTGCACGATTCCGGCGTAGTCGGTTCAGTCGACATCGTCGAGCTCAATCCGTTCCTCGACGAGCGTGGCCGCACCGCGCGCACCGCGGTCGAACTGATCGGCAGCCTGTTCGGCCAGCAGATCGCCGACCGGCCAACCCCGAGCAATGCGATCGCGC